Within Gaiellales bacterium, the genomic segment GCCGGCCGGCGCCCGTGTGGTGCAGGATGCCGTCCCGCACCTCCACCGTCAGATTGAGGCCGCGGCCGTCGTGCTCCAGCACGTCGACGACGCGAAGCGAATGCTCGTTGTGACGGAACCGGCGACCGTGCTCACGGCGAAGCAGCCGGTCGAGCGCCTCCTCGCCGGTGTGGCCGAACGGCGCGTGCCCCAGATCGTGGCCGAGCGCCACGGATTCTGCGAGGTCCTCGTTCAGCCGCAGCGCGCGCGACACGCCCCGTGCGATGCCGCACACCTCCAGCGTGTGGGTGAGCCGCGTGCGGAAGTGATCCCCCTCGGGGGCGATGAATACCTGGGTCTTCTGCTTGAGGCGGCGGAAGGCCTTCGAGTGCACGATCCGGTCACGGTCGCGCTGGAACGGCGTTCGGAGCGAGCAGTCCTCGTCGTCGTGTACCCGCCGCCCCGCCGTCCCGTACGACGGGACCGCGCGCGGGGACAGCGCCGCGGCCTCGACAGCGGCAATGTGCGCGGCAAACCGCTCGGCGACTGGCCCGGTGGGGTGCGGCATCCCGGGAATCCTACGCTGGGCGTGCCAGCCGGCGCGTGCCGGTGGTGTACCTAAAGGATCACGGGAACCGTGCCGCCGTCGGCGCTCCACGCGGCGCCGGTCACATAGGAGGCCCGCGGCGAGCAGAGGAATGCGATGACGGCCGCGATCTCGTCCGGCTCGGCCATGCGCTTCAGCGGGCGACCGGCTGCAACCGCTGCCAGCACGTCGTCCCGGCTGCGGTCGGAGCCGGCCGCGGTCTGGTCCGCCAGGCCACCTGCGGCGAGCCAGGCCGGCGACAGCGTCGGCCCCGGCGTCACGGCATTGCAGCGGATGCCGTCGCCGGCGTACGCGTCGGCGACCAGGCGCGAGACGGAGAGCACCGCTGCCTTGGTCACCGAGTACTCGGGCATCCCGCCGCTCGGCCGTTTGCCGGCCGTCGAGCCGACGTTCACGATGGCCGGATGCTGCGACGCGCGCAGATGCGGCAGCGCCGCGCGGATGCAGCGGACGTAGCTCATGACGTTCGTGTCCCACGCCGCCTGCCAGGCGGCGTCAGATGCGTCCTCGAAGGTGCCGATCCGGGAGGTGCCGACGTTGTTCACGAGCACGTCCAGCCCGCCCAGGGAGTCCACCGCCCCGTCCACCGACGCGCGACAGCCTTCGGCCGTGGAGAGATCAGCCGCGATTCCGGCGATACCGGCCTGTGCCGCCGCCTCGGCCGGGTCGCGAGACGCGATCGCGACGCATGCCCCTTCCGCATGGAGCAGCCGCGCGGTCGCGTGCCCGATCCCTGCGCTGCCGCCGGTGACCAGCACCCGAAGCCCTGTAAGGCCGAGGTCCATCTGGGGCGGCATCATATGATGGCTCGGATGACGCAGGTGCTCGTTGCCCGCCACGGCGAGACGGACTGGAATCGCGAAG encodes:
- a CDS encoding deoxyguanosinetriphosphate triphosphohydrolase; translation: MPHPTGPVAERFAAHIAAVEAAALSPRAVPSYGTAGRRVHDDEDCSLRTPFQRDRDRIVHSKAFRRLKQKTQVFIAPEGDHFRTRLTHTLEVCGIARGVSRALRLNEDLAESVALGHDLGHAPFGHTGEEALDRLLRREHGRRFRHNEHSLRVVDVLEHDGRGLNLTVEVRDGILHHTGAGRPSTFEGSIVRLVDRFAYVNHDIDDALRAGILDERDLPPGPVALLGATASERIDALVHDLVETSEVAGDVRQSATMAEALLSLRSFMFHNVYLGPIARRETARAADMVEALLAYFIDHADDIPGDPDAVTRATDWVAGMTDRYCIRAYDELLAPR
- a CDS encoding SDR family oxidoreductase, whose translation is MDLGLTGLRVLVTGGSAGIGHATARLLHAEGACVAIASRDPAEAAAQAGIAGIAADLSTAEGCRASVDGAVDSLGGLDVLVNNVGTSRIGTFEDASDAAWQAAWDTNVMSYVRCIRAALPHLRASQHPAIVNVGSTAGKRPSGGMPEYSVTKAAVLSVSRLVADAYAGDGIRCNAVTPGPTLSPAWLAAGGLADQTAAGSDRSRDDVLAAVAAGRPLKRMAEPDEIAAVIAFLCSPRASYVTGAAWSADGGTVPVIL